A window of Rhododendron vialii isolate Sample 1 chromosome 11a, ASM3025357v1 contains these coding sequences:
- the LOC131308345 gene encoding uncharacterized protein LOC131308345 — MARRIWSEAEESRLLSALMSMIQASMWNAAQGIFNPEYVNYLQGVMVVEFPDAPIEEFHIKTKIMRWKRTCKIIMNLIHAPGFDWDPTRHEVVAEDDVWTAYIQDHPQARMARGMQFSQFNDWCLCFVHPNP; from the exons ATGGCTCGAAGAATTTGGAGTGAGGCAGAGGAGAGTCGATTGCTTTCGGCCCTTATGAGCATGATACAAGCGTCGATGTGGAATGCTGCGCAGGGAATCTTTAATCCCGAGTACGTGAATTATCTCCAAGGTGTCATGGTTGTTGAATTTCCCGACGCTCCTATAGAGGAATTCCATATTAAAACCAAGATTATGAGGTGGAAGCGGACTTGTAAGATAATTATGAACCTAATTCATGCTCCCGGATTTGATTGGGATCCGACCCGACACGAGGTGGTGGCCGAAGATGATGTGTGGACTGCATATATCCAA GATCATCCACAAGCTCGGATGGCAAGGGGCATGCAATTTTCACAGTTCAATGATTGGTGCCTTTGCTTCGTTCACCCCAACCCGTAG